Proteins from a genomic interval of Candidatus Thorarchaeota archaeon:
- a CDS encoding Ig-like domain-containing protein produces the protein MNRTHLEGILSILFLITLMMPIATAPSPLSAPASSSNRPLGPDGAVPPPKLEADSSGTGSGESMVEDVLENGEFEEWRADNTPAVWDHEATGYVRINLSDTSDVHTGSYAASIAVNNTRQSSSYGYMYQYYDVTYPYLSQKQYLNYWWKANSLPLSLETTHYLYVEIRTSGPIYGVYYYLLYGDVSLSNGTYSVYYPLNSTTPYVWNHLTRNVTRDVEDWFGPIGSGYRVSSLYAYAHNPYAEPGVATELVIDDYSLVNGTGYVYSVNGNFETGTGSGWSRSENTDPAYFGPSTDSVEGSHSVNMTARSDTGSQSRATLDRYFTWGDEYPLQVEDVGRVRFWYKYDDNGIGDSMQRALLYSYAHNGSHSVEMYYYLGSVGDGSLPGNYSDSSYDVLYLKAPGYGQRNVWVYAEIDLGRALLESGAANHGLFHLYFSTTSSAITGARTQLLVDDFRFLHHHTVDPGFEQDWQSPSENPLTGWNEQYYPSVNRTDEAYEGKHAARIAASGSAGRLAYLYTHVRNGTGLMLSVYWLLSSTAAYGSNYHAYVRLSVEQGRDVYYVLASRSSVNSTFTNTSTTAYYTAFGFNQTGVWTHLFRNVTDDVFQVFGTNAYNITQVRLYVYGEAAQSTTVLFDNVLFTDIDPPAIGSVQRLTATPVYYEAVEVSAEVTDARPGVRNVTFWYSTGGAFTSVTGVNIAGNTYRAQFPAQPWNTVVRWYVRAEDGCGNWYIDDNNGAMYEYTVSDDIVPSVSITSPAGPMTVVGNVDVTATASDSGSGIARVDLLVDGGVVASDTSAPYAMTWNSRSHPNGTHTITCRAYDHQGLSADDSVDVNVQNDVAGPVISTVVINPSVPTYGDPVTVLVAVTDVTAVKNVSLFYRIDSGTWTEVLMSNSASLYRATIPGQPYDTDVDYFIVAYDTFDTPSLAGSESSPLTYSVTDGVAPVLAVAGPPTTQVQSGNVTFLIYASDAGSGLQSVQMLVNNTPAQSVTQTSLPIVWDTSSLVNGNYTVTFVARDNAGNTASVSFVYMVHNPVGLEAFSGMISDLVASYGFFIGAGTVLVLFVVGKVLMSRRAATAAAAASSPKAKK, from the coding sequence ATGAATCGCACACACCTAGAGGGGATTCTAAGCATTCTCTTTCTGATAACACTCATGATGCCCATCGCGACCGCGCCGAGTCCTCTGTCAGCTCCTGCATCCAGTTCAAATCGACCTCTCGGACCCGATGGGGCTGTCCCTCCCCCAAAGCTGGAGGCAGACAGCTCCGGCACCGGCAGCGGAGAGTCTATGGTTGAGGACGTACTGGAGAATGGCGAGTTCGAAGAGTGGCGGGCGGACAACACGCCAGCTGTCTGGGATCACGAGGCGACTGGTTACGTGAGGATCAACTTGTCTGATACCTCGGACGTTCACACTGGTTCATATGCGGCCAGTATTGCTGTCAATAACACAAGGCAGTCGTCGTCGTATGGCTACATGTATCAGTACTATGACGTGACATATCCCTATCTGTCTCAGAAGCAGTACTTGAACTACTGGTGGAAGGCCAACTCCCTGCCACTATCGCTGGAAACCACACATTACTTGTATGTTGAGATACGCACATCCGGCCCAATATACGGTGTCTACTACTACCTGTTGTACGGTGATGTGTCTCTCTCCAATGGCACCTATAGCGTATACTACCCGCTGAACAGCACCACGCCCTACGTCTGGAATCATCTGACACGAAATGTGACACGAGACGTTGAAGACTGGTTTGGCCCGATTGGTTCTGGCTATCGTGTGAGTTCATTATACGCTTATGCACATAACCCGTACGCAGAACCAGGCGTCGCCACTGAGTTGGTCATTGACGATTACAGTCTTGTCAATGGGACTGGATATGTGTACTCAGTCAATGGCAACTTCGAGACAGGCACAGGCTCAGGTTGGTCACGCAGCGAGAACACCGATCCGGCCTACTTCGGTCCATCCACAGACAGTGTAGAGGGTTCCCACTCGGTCAACATGACCGCCCGCTCCGATACCGGTTCACAGTCACGAGCGACGTTGGATCGTTACTTCACATGGGGAGATGAGTACCCCTTGCAGGTAGAGGATGTGGGGCGAGTGCGGTTCTGGTACAAGTATGACGACAACGGCATCGGAGACTCTATGCAGAGAGCACTACTCTACTCTTACGCCCATAATGGCTCGCACTCCGTTGAGATGTACTACTACCTTGGTAGCGTGGGGGACGGGTCACTGCCCGGCAACTACTCCGACAGCAGCTATGATGTGCTCTATCTCAAAGCACCCGGCTACGGGCAACGCAACGTGTGGGTTTATGCAGAGATAGATTTGGGCCGTGCTCTCTTGGAGAGCGGGGCGGCGAATCACGGTCTATTCCATCTTTACTTCAGTACGACATCATCGGCTATCACAGGGGCGCGCACCCAGCTCTTGGTGGACGACTTCAGGTTTCTCCACCATCACACCGTCGACCCCGGATTCGAACAGGACTGGCAGTCTCCATCTGAGAATCCGCTTACTGGATGGAATGAGCAATACTATCCCTCTGTGAACCGGACCGACGAGGCTTATGAGGGGAAGCATGCAGCAAGGATTGCGGCCAGCGGGAGTGCAGGCAGACTTGCGTACCTCTACACTCATGTCCGGAACGGTACCGGGCTCATGCTGAGCGTGTACTGGCTTCTGTCAAGCACAGCAGCCTACGGATCGAACTACCACGCATACGTTCGCCTGAGTGTGGAACAGGGACGGGATGTCTATTACGTTCTCGCTTCCAGGTCCAGTGTCAACAGCACATTCACTAACACGAGTACTACTGCATACTACACGGCTTTCGGTTTCAACCAGACAGGGGTGTGGACCCACCTCTTCAGGAATGTGACTGACGACGTCTTCCAGGTCTTCGGGACAAATGCGTACAACATCACACAAGTCCGTCTGTATGTATATGGCGAGGCTGCTCAGAGCACTACTGTCCTGTTCGACAATGTCCTGTTCACGGACATTGACCCACCAGCGATAGGGTCCGTACAGAGGTTGACAGCCACACCTGTCTACTACGAAGCCGTCGAGGTCAGCGCAGAGGTGACAGATGCTCGTCCCGGTGTCAGGAATGTCACGTTCTGGTACAGCACTGGGGGTGCATTCACTAGTGTCACAGGTGTCAACATTGCTGGCAACACCTACCGAGCCCAATTCCCTGCGCAGCCCTGGAACACTGTTGTTCGGTGGTACGTGAGGGCTGAGGATGGCTGCGGCAACTGGTACATTGACGACAACAACGGAGCAATGTATGAATACACAGTCTCAGATGACATAGTCCCCTCCGTGTCCATCACCAGCCCCGCCGGGCCCATGACAGTGGTGGGCAATGTTGACGTGACGGCCACAGCCTCCGACTCTGGCAGCGGGATTGCTCGTGTAGACCTACTGGTTGATGGCGGTGTCGTCGCAAGTGACACTTCGGCGCCTTACGCGATGACATGGAATAGCAGGTCGCATCCAAATGGCACTCACACCATCACATGTCGAGCCTACGACCACCAAGGCCTCTCTGCTGACGACAGTGTGGATGTGAACGTGCAGAACGATGTCGCAGGACCTGTCATCTCCACAGTGGTGATCAATCCATCAGTCCCGACATATGGAGACCCTGTCACGGTCCTGGTTGCAGTCACCGATGTCACGGCAGTCAAGAATGTGAGTCTGTTCTACCGGATTGACTCCGGAACATGGACTGAGGTACTGATGAGCAACTCGGCAAGCCTCTACAGGGCAACGATACCCGGTCAACCATACGACACCGATGTCGACTACTTCATCGTGGCGTACGACACATTCGATACACCAAGCCTTGCCGGGTCTGAAAGCAGCCCGCTCACGTATTCCGTCACAGACGGTGTGGCGCCCGTACTAGCAGTTGCTGGACCGCCCACAACCCAGGTCCAGTCAGGGAACGTCACATTCCTGATCTATGCTTCTGACGCGGGAAGCGGATTGCAGTCTGTTCAGATGCTGGTGAACAACACGCCGGCCCAGTCGGTCACACAGACGTCATTGCCAATAGTCTGGGACACAAGCAGCCTAGTCAACGGCAACTACACTGTGACCTTTGTGGCCAGGGACAATGCTGGCAATACAGCCTCGGTCAGCTTTGTCTACATGGTTCACAACCCGGTCGGTCTGGAGGCCTT